The following coding sequences are from one Luteimonas sp. S4-F44 window:
- a CDS encoding TldD/PmbA family protein, giving the protein MRRRDFMALGGIGLGSLFLPGGIGRVIAAEELTTALDPAVKRRLADVALQAARDGGAGYCDVRIGRYLRQYVMTREARVENVVNEESTGVGIRVLADGAWGFAATNALDPDSVAAAARQAVAIAKANARIQATPVQLAPVAGVGEVAWRTPIARNGMAVPVEDKVALLLDVNAAAIAAGADFVGSRLFLVNEQKYFASTDGSYIDQDVHRIWAPFTVTAIDKASGKFRTRDGLSAPMGLGYEYLTPDPAQRFELPGGVVAYDRAYDMREDAVAAARQAREKLRAPSVQPGRYDLVLDPSNLFLTIHENVGHPLELDRVLGYEANYAGTSFATLDKRDAGYRWGSEIVNFVADKTQPGSLGAVGYDDEGVRCKQWDLVKDGILVDYQATRDQAHLLGKTESDGCSYADAWSSVQFQRMPNVSLSPGRSPLTVREMIAGVERGLYIHGRGSYSIDQQRYNAQFGGQLYYEIRNGEIAGMVEDAAYQIRTPEFWNACSAICDERDYRLGGSFFDGKGQPGQVSAVSHGAATTRFDGINVINTARSL; this is encoded by the coding sequence ATGCGGCGTCGCGACTTCATGGCCCTGGGGGGGATCGGGCTGGGCAGCCTGTTCTTGCCGGGCGGGATCGGCCGGGTGATCGCGGCCGAGGAACTGACCACCGCGCTCGACCCCGCCGTCAAGAGACGGCTCGCCGATGTTGCCCTGCAGGCCGCGCGCGATGGTGGCGCCGGCTACTGCGATGTGCGCATCGGCCGCTATCTGCGCCAGTACGTGATGACCCGCGAGGCGCGGGTGGAGAACGTCGTCAACGAAGAATCCACCGGCGTGGGCATCCGTGTGCTCGCCGATGGCGCCTGGGGATTCGCGGCGACCAATGCGCTCGATCCCGACAGCGTCGCTGCGGCCGCGCGTCAGGCGGTGGCGATCGCGAAAGCCAACGCGCGCATCCAGGCGACGCCGGTGCAACTGGCGCCGGTCGCGGGCGTGGGCGAGGTCGCCTGGCGCACGCCGATTGCGCGCAACGGTATGGCGGTGCCGGTCGAGGACAAGGTCGCGCTGCTGCTCGACGTCAATGCCGCCGCGATCGCCGCCGGCGCCGATTTCGTCGGCTCGCGGCTGTTCCTGGTCAACGAGCAGAAGTACTTCGCCAGCACCGACGGCTCGTACATCGACCAGGACGTGCACCGGATCTGGGCGCCGTTCACGGTCACCGCGATCGACAAGGCCAGCGGCAAGTTCCGCACCCGCGATGGTCTGTCGGCGCCGATGGGGCTGGGCTACGAGTACCTCACGCCGGACCCCGCGCAGCGTTTCGAACTGCCTGGCGGCGTGGTCGCCTACGACCGCGCCTACGACATGCGCGAGGACGCGGTCGCCGCCGCCCGGCAGGCCCGCGAGAAGTTGCGCGCGCCCTCGGTCCAGCCCGGCCGTTACGACCTCGTGCTCGATCCGTCGAACCTGTTTCTGACCATCCACGAGAACGTCGGCCACCCGCTCGAGCTCGACCGCGTGCTCGGCTACGAGGCCAACTACGCCGGCACCAGCTTCGCCACACTCGACAAGCGCGACGCCGGTTACCGCTGGGGCAGCGAGATCGTGAACTTCGTCGCCGACAAGACCCAGCCCGGCAGCCTGGGCGCGGTCGGCTACGACGACGAAGGCGTGCGCTGCAAGCAATGGGACCTGGTCAAGGACGGCATCCTGGTCGACTACCAGGCCACGCGCGATCAGGCGCATCTGCTGGGCAAGACCGAATCCGATGGCTGCAGCTACGCCGACGCCTGGTCGAGCGTGCAATTCCAGCGCATGCCCAACGTCTCGCTGTCGCCGGGCCGGTCGCCGCTGACGGTGCGCGAGATGATCGCCGGCGTCGAGCGTGGCCTCTACATCCACGGGCGCGGTTCGTACTCGATCGACCAGCAGCGCTACAACGCCCAGTTCGGTGGACAGCTGTACTACGAGATCCGCAATGGCGAGATCGCCGGCATGGTCGAGGACGCGGCCTACCAGATCCGCACGCCGGAATTCTGGAACGCCTGCAGCGCGATCTGCGACGAACGCGACTATCGCCTCGGCGGTTCGTTCTTCGACGGCAAGGGCCAGCCCGGCCAGGTCTCGGCGGTCTCGCACGGCGCGGCGACCACGCGCTTCGACGGCATCAACGTGATCAACACCGCACGCTCGCTGTAG
- a CDS encoding DUF885 domain-containing protein, translated as MRRSLLAVAVLTAALAGCNREAPSAPANAQDGAAATAPSPADAAFAELSKRYLDEVMALSPVSATQIGDHRFDAEVDDLSAAGRQAGLDFNRRYLAELGAIDFDKLSRENRVDALILRNQLEYGIWDTEVMQSWAWDPQTYSGLAGGAIYGLMAREFAPMPERLKSATQRMEKIPAILAQARENLDPARVPPTHARTVAAQNKGVLALIETFITPNADQLQGQDRARLDAAVETLRAAVEEHQAWLDGTLVPNAKGEFRIGAEKYDQKLKFALNSSLSRQDIRQRAEAELTRIRDEMYTVAQTVLEGRDGAPATPAQPTEDQRQAAIEAAMEVAYADRPGREEVVEYARHTLDVATEFVRKHDLVTVPNDPVKIILMPEFQRGVAAAYCDSPGPLDKGLDTYYAISPIPEDWNDAQVDSFLREYNKHMLHVLTIHEAMPGHYLEGAHSVNHPSTLRAVFRSGPFAEGWAVYTERMMADAGYADSDPLFRLMQLKFYARAVANAILDQGIHVDNWTKEQALDLMVRQTFQQQSEAEGKWTRAQLSSTQLATYFVGAQEHFDARKAAEAARGEAFNLKQYHDDMLAQGAPPVRFARQLMLNEEIQ; from the coding sequence ATGCGCCGTTCTCTGCTCGCCGTCGCCGTACTCACCGCCGCCCTCGCCGGCTGCAACCGGGAGGCGCCGAGCGCCCCCGCCAACGCGCAGGATGGCGCAGCTGCCACGGCACCCTCGCCCGCCGACGCGGCATTCGCCGAACTGTCGAAGCGCTACCTCGACGAGGTGATGGCGCTGTCGCCGGTGTCGGCCACGCAGATCGGCGACCACCGCTTCGATGCCGAGGTCGACGACCTCTCGGCAGCGGGTCGGCAGGCAGGCCTGGACTTCAATCGCCGCTACCTGGCCGAGCTTGGCGCGATCGACTTCGACAAGCTCTCGCGCGAGAACCGCGTGGACGCGCTGATTCTGCGCAACCAGCTCGAATACGGGATCTGGGACACCGAGGTCATGCAGAGCTGGGCCTGGGATCCGCAGACCTACAGCGGGCTGGCCGGCGGCGCGATCTACGGGTTGATGGCACGCGAGTTCGCGCCGATGCCCGAACGTCTGAAGTCGGCGACGCAGCGCATGGAGAAGATTCCGGCGATCCTCGCCCAGGCGCGCGAGAACCTGGATCCGGCGCGCGTGCCGCCGACCCACGCACGCACGGTCGCGGCGCAGAACAAGGGCGTCCTGGCGCTGATCGAGACGTTCATCACGCCCAATGCCGACCAGTTGCAGGGGCAGGACCGCGCGCGCCTGGACGCGGCGGTCGAAACGCTGCGCGCCGCGGTCGAGGAACACCAGGCCTGGCTCGACGGTACGCTGGTGCCCAATGCCAAGGGCGAGTTCCGCATTGGCGCGGAGAAGTACGACCAGAAGCTCAAGTTCGCGCTCAATTCCTCGCTCTCGCGCCAGGACATCCGCCAGCGTGCCGAGGCCGAGCTGACCCGCATCCGCGACGAGATGTACACCGTCGCGCAGACGGTGCTCGAAGGCCGCGATGGCGCGCCCGCAACGCCGGCACAGCCGACCGAAGACCAGCGCCAGGCGGCGATCGAAGCGGCGATGGAGGTCGCCTATGCCGATCGCCCCGGGCGCGAGGAGGTTGTGGAATACGCGCGCCACACGCTCGATGTCGCCACCGAGTTCGTCCGCAAGCACGACCTGGTCACCGTGCCCAACGATCCGGTCAAGATCATCCTGATGCCGGAGTTCCAGCGCGGCGTCGCGGCGGCGTATTGCGATTCGCCTGGCCCGCTCGACAAGGGGCTGGACACCTACTACGCGATCTCGCCGATTCCCGAAGACTGGAACGATGCCCAGGTCGATTCGTTCCTTCGCGAGTACAACAAGCACATGTTGCACGTGCTGACGATCCACGAGGCGATGCCCGGTCACTACCTGGAAGGCGCGCATTCGGTGAACCATCCCTCGACGCTGCGCGCGGTGTTCCGCTCCGGCCCGTTCGCCGAAGGCTGGGCGGTGTACACCGAGCGGATGATGGCCGACGCCGGCTATGCCGACAGCGATCCGCTGTTCCGGCTGATGCAGCTCAAGTTCTATGCGCGCGCGGTCGCCAACGCGATCCTCGACCAGGGCATCCATGTCGACAACTGGACCAAGGAGCAGGCGCTGGATCTGATGGTGCGCCAGACGTTCCAGCAGCAGAGCGAGGCCGAGGGCAAGTGGACGCGTGCGCAGCTGTCGTCGACCCAGTTGGCGACCTACTTCGTCGGCGCGCAGGAGCACTTCGACGCCCGCAAGGCGGCCGAGGCCGCGCGCGGCGAGGCGTTCAACCTCAAGCAGTACCACGACGACATGCTCGCCCAGGGCGCACCGCCGGTCCGCTTCGCGCGCCAACTGATGCTCAACGAAGAGATCCAGTAA
- a CDS encoding substrate-binding domain-containing protein, whose protein sequence is MYKVRIQPQWTLENSDGVGLSSPLVDLLLAVRATGSLAAAARQAGVSYRYAWGRLQDAQAVFGQPLLRMSRGRGASLTAIGERLVWADSRIAARLSPLLDSLATELEAELERTVGAHARPLRVHASHGFGVETLRRAMAASDVALDLKYRSPDDALAALRTGACDIAGLHLPIGTLEAPLFAHYRPRLDLDADRVIHLAMRRQGLVLAAGNPLGIGTLQDLERPDIRVIHRQPGSGTRLLFETMLASHGIAFDRIRACDVEELTHAAVAAYVASGLADVGFALEPPARRYGLDFHPLVTEHYFFLCHNDVLESGRLRGLLDLLRSEGFRHELGLLPGYDPSRCGQVQTLPDAFAAARP, encoded by the coding sequence ATGTACAAGGTCCGCATCCAGCCGCAATGGACGCTCGAGAACAGCGACGGCGTGGGCTTGTCGTCGCCACTGGTCGACCTGCTGTTGGCTGTGCGGGCGACTGGCTCGCTCGCCGCGGCTGCTCGCCAGGCTGGGGTGTCCTACCGTTACGCCTGGGGGCGGTTGCAGGACGCGCAGGCGGTGTTCGGGCAGCCGCTACTGCGCATGAGCCGCGGCCGTGGGGCCTCGCTGACGGCGATCGGCGAGCGCCTGGTCTGGGCCGACAGCCGGATCGCCGCGCGCCTGTCGCCGTTACTCGACAGCCTGGCGACGGAACTGGAGGCCGAACTCGAACGCACGGTCGGCGCGCATGCGCGGCCATTGCGCGTGCATGCCTCGCATGGCTTCGGCGTGGAGACGCTGCGCCGTGCGATGGCGGCATCGGACGTGGCGCTGGACCTCAAGTACCGCAGCCCCGACGACGCGTTGGCCGCGCTGCGCACCGGCGCTTGCGACATCGCCGGCCTGCACCTGCCGATCGGCACGCTCGAAGCGCCCTTATTCGCGCACTACCGTCCGCGCCTCGACCTGGATGCCGATCGCGTGATCCACCTGGCGATGCGCCGCCAGGGGCTAGTGCTCGCGGCTGGCAATCCGCTGGGCATCGGCACGCTGCAGGACCTGGAACGGCCCGACATCCGCGTGATCCACCGCCAGCCCGGGTCGGGCACGCGGCTGCTGTTCGAGACCATGCTGGCCAGCCACGGCATCGCCTTCGACCGCATCCGCGCCTGCGACGTCGAGGAGTTGACCCACGCTGCGGTGGCCGCATACGTCGCCAGCGGCCTGGCCGACGTCGGCTTCGCGCTCGAACCCCCGGCTCGGCGCTACGGGCTGGACTTCCACCCGCTGGTCACCGAGCACTACTTCTTCCTGTGCCACAACGACGTGCTCGAATCCGGACGCTTGCGCGGGCTGCTCGATCTTTTGCGCAGCGAGGGCTTTCGCCACGAACTCGGCCTGCTGCCCGGCTACGATCCCAGCCGCTGCGGCCAGGTGCAGACACTGCCCGACGCCTTCGCCGCCGCTCGCCCCTGA